One window from the genome of Nicotiana tomentosiformis chromosome 5, ASM39032v3, whole genome shotgun sequence encodes:
- the LOC138892291 gene encoding uncharacterized protein, whose translation MALQREDQDIVNSMKLVGFAKGKLQVIRESKWKSLIDDASSFCAKHDIVIPEMDKNYHLGKSKRRSSSVTYSHHLRVEVFNTIIDLQLSELNSRFDTWFKLEDLSYELDNYILFMKEDNDFSNLKGLGDLSETLVETDLYKIWRLVFLLVKLSLILLLTIATVERDFSSMKYIKNDLRSRIGDEFLNDCLVCYIEDEVFQKCT comes from the exons ATGGCTTTGCAAAGAGAAGATCAGGATATTGTAAATTCTATGAAGCTTGTTGGTTTCGCCAAGGGGAAATTGCAAGTGATAAGAGAATCTAAATGGAAATCTTTGATAGATGACGCCTCTTCATTTTGTGCCAAGCATGATATTGTGATCCCTGAAATGGATAAGAACTATCATCTTGGAAAGTCAAAACGTAGGAGTTCAAGTGTTACATATTCTCATCATTTGCGTGTCGAAGTTTTTAATACTATTATTGATTTGCAACTTTCGGAGCTTAACAGTCGTTTTGATACG TGGTTCAAACTTGAAGATCTCAGTTACGAGCTTGACAACTATATTCTCTTTATGAAAGAAGACAATGATTTCTCTAACTTGAAAGGACTTGGAGATCTTTCAGAAACACTAGTTGAAACAGATTTGTACAAGATTTGGAGACTTGTGTTTTTGCTTGTAAAGCTAAGTCTGATATTGCTTCTCACTATTGCAACGGTAGAAAGAGATTTTTCTTCAATGAAGTACATCAAAAATGACTTGCGTAGCAGAATTGGTGATGAATTTTTGAATGACTGTTTAGTTTGTTATATAGAAGATGAAGTATTTCAAAAGTGTACCTAA